In Malania oleifera isolate guangnan ecotype guangnan chromosome 8, ASM2987363v1, whole genome shotgun sequence, a single window of DNA contains:
- the LOC131162014 gene encoding cytochrome P450 CYP82D47-like, whose translation MEFFLLPFSSATYTASAFAVLLFLYFLLWISTSFRKKSVGQKVAAPEAAGAWPVIGHLHLLGGSQLPHRKLGNMADKHGPIFTIKLGMHRALVVSNPANARECLTTHDKVFASRTRAVGVEHMGYNYAMFGFTPYGPYWRHVRKIAMTHLLSSHRLETLKHVPESQVKAAVNDIYWRWSGASGSGGGGSNAVLVEMSKWFGDINLKVILRMVIGDRCLEDGGAADDRFRRALKEFFRLMGSFVVGDAIPFLRWLDVGGHEREMKRTAAELDRLMEKWLEEHKRKRPVSAEDGGDFMDVMLSVVDRGDVPSDYDPDVFIKSTCLGLVLAGADTSTVTLVWSFCLLLNNPHTLKRAQQELDAQVGRQQQLQGTHIKHLVYIQAIIKETMRLYPAAPLGIPHESIQNCTIGGHPVPAGTRLVVNLWKVHRDPQVWPDPDEFRPERFLTTHQDVDVKGQNFELIPFSSGRRMCPGVSFALQVMHFTLANLLHEFEIATLDDKPIHMGECFGLTVAKTTPLEVLLSPRLPSHLYV comes from the exons ATGGAGTTTTTCCTTCTCCCTTTCTCCTCCGCTACTTACACTGCTTCCGCCTTCGCTGttcttctcttcctctatttCCTGTTATGGATTTCCACAAGTTTCCGAAAGAAGTCCGTCGGCCAAAAAGTAGCAGCCCCCGAAGCCGCCGGAGCGTGGCCGGTGATCGGCCACCTCCATCTCCTCGGAGGATCCCAACTCCCCCACAGGAAGCTGGGGAACATGGCCGACAAGCACGGCCCAATCTTCACGATAAAGCTGGGCATGCACCGAGCCCTGGTCGTGAGCAATCCGGCGAATGCCCGGGAGTGTCTGACCACTCACGACAAAGTCTTCGCTAGCCGCACCAGAGCAGTGGGCGTGGAGCACATGGGCTACAATTACGCCATGTTCGGGTTCACCCCTTACGGCCCTTACTGGCGCCACGTGCGCAAGATAGCCATGACCCATCTCCTCTCCAGCCACCGCCTCGAGACCCTCAAGCACGTCCCTGAATCCCAAGTGAAGGCGGCCGTAAACGATATCTATTGGAGATGGTCCGGAGCCAGTGGCAGCGGAGGCGGTGGTTCAAATGCGGTGCTGGTGGAGATGAGCAAGTGGTTTGGGGATATAAATCTGAAGGTGATTCTTAGGATGGTGATAGGAGACCGATGTTTGGAAGATGGCGGCGCCGCCGACGATCGGTTTCGGAGGGCGTTGAAGGAGTTTTTCCGGCTGATGGGGTCGTTCGTGGTGGGAGATGCTATTCCGTTTCTGAGGTGGTTGGATGTGGGGGGACATGAGAGGGAAATGAAAAGAACCGCGGCGGAATTGGATCGCTTGATGGAGAAGTGGTTGGAGGAGCACAAGCGGAAGAGGCCGGTTTCGGCGGAAGACGGCGGCGACTTTATGGATGTGATGCTGTCCGTCGTCGACAGGGGAGATGTGCCGTCCGATTATGATCCTGATGTTTTCATCAAATCTACATGCCTG GGTCTCGTGTTGGCGGGCGCCGACACCTCAACTGTGACGTTGGTATGGTCTTTCTGCTTGCTCCTCAACAATCCCCACACTCTAAAGAGGGCGCAACAAGAATTGGACGCCCAGGTTGGGAGACAACAGCAACTACAGGGAACTCATATCAAACACTTGGTATACATCCAAGCCATCATCAAGGAGACCATGCGCCTCTACCCCGCTGCACCTCTAGGAATACCTCATGAATCCATACAAAATTGCACCATCGGTGGCCACCCCGTCCCCGCCGGCACACGCCTGGTGGTGAACCTATGGAAGGTTCACAGAGACCCGCAAGTGTGGCCTGATCCAGACGAGTTTCGACCAGAGAGATTTTTGACAACCCACCAGGATGTGGATGTGAAGGGGCAGAATTTTGAGTTGATCCCGTTCAGCAGCGGCAGAAGAATGTGCCCTGGAGTTTCTTTTGCACTTCAGGTTATGCATTTTACACTAGCCAATTTGCTACATGAGTTTGAGATTGCGACTCTAGACGACAAACCAATTCACATGGGGGAGTGCTTTGGGTTAACCGTGGCCAAGACAACGCCGCTGGAAGTCCTCCTTTCTCCTCGCCTACCTTCTCACCTATATGTGTAA